The Apium graveolens cultivar Ventura chromosome 6, ASM990537v1, whole genome shotgun sequence genome contains a region encoding:
- the LOC141665263 gene encoding uncharacterized protein LOC141665263, whose product MSAIHFKFYVTNNDAEYEALINGLKIALEVGVMNLIARSDSELVVNQVNGGFQARGPQTELYIRCVQRLLEKFGSARLEGIPREENSNADALAKMRSQMDSVQLGQIPLGIQKIPSIPEVGVFQTQEIPQENWMSPIHNYIRIWNLPEDKLQVRRLRYQAPKYVEYDGVLYKRGFNQPLLRCVGLEEGNYILREVHEGICGNHSGGVVHWH is encoded by the coding sequence ATGAGTGCCATCCACTTCAAATTTTACGTCACTAACAACGATGCTGAGTATGAAGCATTAATCAATGGTTTAAAAATAGCTCTGGAAGTGGGGGTTATGAACTTGATCGCTCGGAGTGACTCCGAGTTAGTGGTAAACCAAGTCAACGGAGGTTTCCAAGCACGAGGACCTCAGACAGAGTTATATATAAGATGTGTGCAACGTCTACTGGAAAAGTTTGGAAGTGCCAGGCTAGAAGGTATACCGAGGGAAGAAAATAGCAATGCAGATGCCTTGGCAAAGATGAGGTCGCAAATGGACAGCGTCCAACTTGGGCAAATTCCTTTGGGGATCCAGAAAATCCCAAGTATTCCAGAAGTAGGGGTGTTCCAGACACAGGAGATCCCACAAGAAAATTGGATGTCCCCCATTCATAACTATATTCGAATATGGAATTTACCAGAAGATAAGTTACAGGTCCGACGCCTTCGCTACCAGGCCCCGAAGTACGTTGAATATGATGGAGTATTGTATAAGAGAGGGTTTAACCAACCACTATTACGCTGCGTAGGACTGGAAGAAGGAAATTATATCCTTAGGGAAGTACACGAAGGTATTTGCGGCAACCACTCGGGGGGGGTGGTTCATTGGCATTGA